One Arachis duranensis cultivar V14167 unplaced genomic scaffold, aradu.V14167.gnm2.J7QH unplaced_Scaffold_232525, whole genome shotgun sequence DNA segment encodes these proteins:
- the LOC127744148 gene encoding kinesin-like protein KIN-12E: MPFLSEAASAIKSRFGFHHHPSSDKMSLVQNTPDLLKSAAKDSVFQSSGVRSIGNWDNDEEASSAATCSTAVASAQSFELYEDPSFWKEHNVQVIIRMRPLSNAEVSVQGHSKCVRQESSQTITWTGHPESRFTFDLVADENVSQEKLFKVAGLPMVENCMGGYNSCMFAYGQTGSGKTHTMLGDIEGGTRRHSVNCGMTPRIFEHLFSRIQKEKEARRDEKLKFTCKISFLEIYNEQILDLLDPSSNNLQIREDIKKGVYVENIKEVEVTNARDVIQQLIQGAANRKVAATNMNHASSRSHSVFTCNIESQWESQGVTLFRFARLNLVDLAGSERQKSSGAEGERLKEATNINKSLSTLGLVIMNLVSISNGKSLHVPYRDSKLTFLLQDSLGGNSKTIIIANISPSICCSLETLSTLKFAQRAKFIKNNAIVNEDASGDVIAMRIQIQQLKKEVSRLRGLVGGGEIQDVESSVISFPGSPGSFKWEGNHGSFSPLTSAKRITPKKDYEIALVGAFRREKEKDMALQALKDENEAVMKLAKQREDEIQGLKMRLRFREAGIKRLEGVASGKISAETHLLNEKEELLKEIEVLRTQVDRNQEVTRFAMENLQLKKEIERLKSFSEEGERELMNEQIMVLENQLLEALDWKFMHQTYLNTKSEMEDVNGDNILVSDQDPKSRWQSSLREENEFLRIQAIQNQAEMDTLQKKLEVCLQEKEKLERDLHDLTTKFEQEKSQATTEGREQMDLPSTTDMPVININGQQELKAMVDAIASASQREAEAHETAIVLSKENDELRVKLKTLIEDNSKLIELYEEAAAVGRNVDEVGSIVDNGRHLETTREEENELKSVVENLQHQLNELNEENEKLMTLYERAMQEKDDLKRALACSGQEKVETSGETVCPEKLVEVDGGKILSNAETVCLERQGRGDTEYIDHPTIFGRECQQNEVSNCTASKFSDEVKCAREKLGIVNEQISDCVRNLSSLGCVEKATVEVDKLSSEVEVIEHDIQVKRQNFESLKLMLSDAHDRRTLADRKFSALKYSLSNLSSSFAYFEQREARARAGVNDLACNLNRKKEALIALQASKEGLVNAQKKNQESEAEVIANIATIKSKLEEESRKREGEKVLFAIDNTQHTDPQPKTWHFSGKATELLKLEEEKPKLQSEMNLSLEKLAAIRKELGNLNKKLASTESQIEAVQLETQHISRISEEKELALQRVMKEKEMLLEFRDNGFSEVGHIIAELHQCVFECDLKEAEIKVLEEELQTDFTRVQELQTARIIAANSKNNILSSMSHSSMLVRIEEGMQNLKAFILEIKLLLDGISHST; this comes from the exons ATGCCGTTTCTGTCGGAGGCCGCAAGCGCCATTAAGAGCAGGTTCGGGTTCCACCACCACCCTTCCTCCGATAAGATGTCGCTAGTTCAGAACACTCCCGATCTTCTCAAATCTGCGGCCAAGGACAGCGTCTTTCAGAGCTCAGGGGTTCGAAGCATCGGCAACTGGGATAACGACGAAGAAGCTTCCTCCGCTGCTACTTGCAGCACCGCAGTTGCCTCCGCTCAGAGTTTTGAGTTATACGAAGATCCTTCTTTCTGGAAGGAGCACAATGTGCAG GTTATAATCAGAATGCGCCCTCTAAGCAATGCGGAAGTATCGGTACAAGGGCATAGCAAGTGCGTAAGGCAGGAAAGTTCTCAAACAATTACTTGGACTGGGCATCCAGAGTCTCGATTTACTTTTGATCTTGTTGCTGATGAGAATGTTAGCCAG GAGAAACTTTTTAAAGTAGCTGGTTTGCCAATGGTAGAAAACTGCATGGGAGGTTACAACAGCTGCATGTTTGCTTATGGCCAA ACCGGAAGTGGGAAGACTCACACCATGCTTGGTGATATTGAGGGGGGAACTAGAAGACATAGTGTCAACTGCGGGATGACACCAAGAATTTTTGAGCACTTATTTTCAAGGATCCAAAAG GAAAAAGAGGCCCGGAGAGatgaaaagttaaaatttacCTGCAAAATTTCTTTCTTGGAGATTTACAATGAACAGATTCTTGATCTTTTGGACCCATCATCTAACAATCTACAG ATAAGAGAAGACATTAAAAAAGGAGTTTATGTGGAAAACATCAAGGAAGTCGAAGTCACTAATGCTCGAGATGTCATTCAGCAACTTATTCAG GGCGCCGCAAATAGAAAGGTGGCTGCTACAAATATGAATCATGCTAGCAGTCGTTCTCACAGTGTATTTACTTGCAACATTGAGAGTCAG TGGGAATCTCAAGGAGTGACTCTCTTTCGATTTGCTAGACTTAACCTTGTTGATTTGGCTGGATCAGAAAG GCAGAAAAGTTCTGGTGCTGAAGGGGAGCGCCTCAAGGAAGCTACTAATATCAATAAGTCTCTTTCAACCTTGGG GCTTGTGATTATGAACTTAGTAAGTATATCGAATGGGAAGTCGCTGCATGTTCCGTACCGTGATTCAAAGCTTACTTTTTTACTTCAG GATTCTCTTGGAGGGAATTCAAAGACGATCATAATTGCAAATATAAGCCCCTCCATTTG TTGCTCACTTGAGACATTAAGCACATTGAAATTTGCACAACGCGCTAAATTTATTAAGAACAAT GCCATTGTAAATGAGGATGCATCCGGAGATGTCATTGCCAtgagaattcaaattcaacaacTCAAG AAAGAAGTATCACGTTTACGGGGTCTAGTTGGAGGTGGAGAAATTCAGGACGTTGAATCTTCAGTGATCAGCTTTCCAGGCTCTCCAGGATCCTTTAAGTGGGAAGGCAATCATGGATCATTCAGTCCATTAACCTCTGCTAAAAGGATAACTCCC AAAAAAGACTATGAAATTGCCCTTGTTGGGGCCTTTAGGAGGGAAAAGGAGAAGGATATGGCATTGCAGGCATTGAAAGATGAAAATGAAGCTGTCATGAAGCTG GCCAAACAAAGGGAAGATGAAATCCAAGGTCTAAAGATGAGGCTACGTTTTCGAGAAGCTGGGATAAAGAGGCTTGAAGGAGTTGCTTCTGGAAAGATCTCAGCTGAGACACACTTGCTGAATGAAAAGGAGGAGCTTCTGAAGGAAATTGAAGTCCTGAGGACCCAGGTGGACCGAAATCAAGAGGTGACCAGATTTGCTATGGAAAATCTGCAGCtgaagaaagaaattgaaag GTTGAAATCATTTTCTGAGGAAGGTGAACGTGAATTGATGAATGAACAGATTATGGTACTAGAAAACCAG TTGTTAGAGGCACTAGATTGGAAATTTATGCATCAAACATATCTG aaCACGAAGTCAGAAATGGAAGATGTAAATGGTGATAACATTCTTGTTTCTGATCAG GATCCAAAATCTCGTTGGCAGTCTTCTCTCAGAGAGGAAAATGAATTTCTCCGCATTCAG GCTATACAAAACCAGGCCGAAATGGACACACTTCAAAAAAAGCTTGAAGTTTGCcttcaagagaaagaaaaattagagaG GGATCTTCATGATTTGACAACAaagtttgaacaagagaaatccCAGGCAACCACAGAAGGAAGGGAGCAAATGGACCTTCCATCAACAACTGATATGCCTGTCATTAACATCAACGGCCAACAGGAATTGAAAGCAATGGTTGATGCAATTGCTTCAGCTAGTCAACGAGAGGCAGAGGCTCATGAGACAGCAATTGTGCTATCGAAGGAGAACGATGAACTCAGGGTGAAGCTTAAGACATTGATTGAGGACAACAGCAAACTAATTGAATTGTATGAAGAAGCTGCTGCTGTAGGCAGAAATGTTGATGAAGTTGGTTCAATTGTTGACAATGGTCGCCATCTTGAAACAACAAGAGAAGAGGAGAATGAACTGAAAAGCGTGGTTGAGAATCTCCAGCATCAGCTTAATGAACTgaatgaagaaaatgaaaagctgATGACTTTGTATGAAAGAGCCATGCAGGAGAAGGATGACCTTAAAAGAGCTCTTGCATGCTCTGGACAAGAAAAGGTAGAAACCAGCGGAGAAACTGTCTGCCCAGAAAAACTTGTTGAAGTTGATGGAGGAAAAATACTGTCAAATGCAGAAACTGTTTGCCTGGAACGTCAGGGTAGAGGAGACACTGAATACATTGACCATCCTACAATATTTGGCCGTGAGTGTCAGCAGAATGAGGTATCAAATTGCACTGCATCAAAGTTCTCAGATGAAGTGAAATGTGCTAGGGAGAAGCTTGGAATAGTTAATGAACAAATATCAGATTGTGTCAGGAATCTATCTTCCCTTGGTTGTGTGGAAAAGGCTACGGTTGAGGTTGATAAGCTATCTAGTGAAGTTGAGGTAATTGAACATGATATTCAGGTCAAGCGTCAGAACTTTGAATCCTTGAAACTTATGCTTTCTGATGCACATGACAGAAGAACTCTAGCTGATAGAAAGTTCTCTGCACTCAAATATTCATTATCAAACCTCTCCTCATCGTTCGCTTACTTTGAGCAAAGGGAAGCAAGGGCAAGAGCAGGGGTGAACGACTTGGCATGTAATCTTAATAGAAAGAAAGAGGCACTGATTGCCCTTCAAGCTTCCAAAGAAGGGTTGGTGAATGCTCAGAAGAAGAACCAAGAATCTGAAGCTGAGGTAATAGCAAATATTGCAACCATCAAATCAAAACTGGAGGAAGAGAGTCGCAAGCGGGAAGGTGAAAAGGTTCTATTTGCAATTGACAACACACAGCATACAGACCCCCAACCGAAAACTTGGCATTTTAGTGGTAAAGCTACTGAGTTGCTGAAGCTAGAGGAAGAAAAACCGAAGTTGCAGTCAGAGATgaatctctctctagaaaaacttGCTGCCATAAGAAAGGAACTTGGAAATCTAAACAAGAAGCTGGCAAGTACAGAGAGCCAGATAGAAGCTGTTCAACTGGAAACTCAGCACATTTCGAGGATCTCAGAGGAGAAGGAACTCGCACTTCAACGTGtcatgaaggagaaggaaatGCTCTTGGAGTTTAGAGATAATGGTTTTTCTGAAGTAGGGCATATTATTGCTGAACTCCACCAGTGTGTGTTTGAATGTGATTTAAAGGAGGCTGAAATAAAGGTTCTAGAGGAAGAACTGCAAACAGATTTTACAAGGGTCCAAGAGTTACAGACAGCAAGAATCATTGCTGCCAACAGTAAAAACAATATCCTGTCTTCAATGTCTCATTCTAGCATGTTAGTGAGGATTGAAGAGGGGATGCAGAATCTGAAGGCATTTATTCTTGAGATAAAATTGTTGTTAGATGGCATTTCCCATTCCACCTAA
- the LOC127744098 gene encoding protein FAR1-RELATED SEQUENCE 5-like — MSMDQAICEEALYITIYDDSDHYNSCNVNVPSLSEDDTQHVNKFSFNCLLVGERSINVVQLEDDVMAVNHELSDHTEIPIEEILYVGLRVVSLQRAQEFYSNYVEKVSFVTRIRNTNFDKTRKESKIPINQLLHCSHEGYRESRVKVATRIKRIITARCKARMYMILDRKKDNWMVSKLKLKNTYPCSAKQAVHYTEYRKLTMHAKCVIQNNDEAGIRPNKTYLALTNEVGGSLNLGYSEKDVRNYITSNLRCADGNAYVKEMISYFMRMKDINLNFFYAVDVDKTNKFKSVLWVDARCRASYEYYGDVESFDTTYSRNKHGLPFASFVGVNHYGKCTLLGCALLENEKIRSFE; from the exons ATGTCGATGGACCAAGCAATTTGTGAAGAAGCATTGTACATCACTATATATGATGATAGTGATCATTATAATTCTTGCAACGTTAATGTTCCGTCGCTTAGTGAAGATGACACACAACATGTGAACAAA tttagtttcaattgtttATTAGTTG GGGAAAGATCTATAAACGTTGTTCAATTAGAGGACGATGTAATGGCAGTGAATCATGAG TTATCCGATCACACTGAAATTCCAATAGAAGAAATCCTGTACGTAGGATTGAGAGTTGTTTCCTTGCAGCGGGCACAAGAGTTTTATTCTAATTATGTAGAAAAAGTTAGCTTCGTGACTAGGATTAGAAATACTAACTTTGACAAGACCAGAAAGGAATCAAAGATACCCATTAACCAATTGTTACACTGTAGTCATGAAGGTTATCGGGAATCTCGAGTGAAGGTAGCAACTCGGATAAAGAGAATAATAACAGCCAGATGCAAAGCAAGGATGTACATGATACTTGATAGGAAGAAGGATAATTGGATGGTGTCCAAATTAAAACTGAAGAACACTTATCCGTGTTCTGCCAAGCAAGCTGTGCATTACACTGAGTACAGAAAACTGACCATGCATGCCAAGTGTGTGATTCAGAACAACGATGAGGCTGGCATACGGCCCAACAAGACTTATCTCGCACTGACGAATGAGGTTGGTGGCTCGTTGAATTTGGGTTACTCAGAAAAGGACGTGAGGAACTACATTACGAGCAATCTGCGTTGTGCTGATGGAAACGCATATGTGAAGGAAATGATTAGCTATTTCATGCGAATGAAAGATATCAACCTGAATTTCTTTTATGCAGTTGATGTAGATAAAACTAACAAATTTAAAAGTGTGCTCTGGGTAGATGCAAGATGTAGGGCGTCTTATGAATATTATGGTGACGTAGAATCGTTTGATACAACGTACAGTAGAAACAA GCACGGACTTCCATTTGCATCTTTTGTTGGTGTCAACCATTACGGCAAGTGCACGCTGCTCGGATGCGCTTTGCTAGAAAATGAGAAAATTCGTAGCTTTGAGTGA